In Desertifilum tharense IPPAS B-1220, a genomic segment contains:
- a CDS encoding ABC exporter membrane fusion protein, which produces MVQHPAARIASTPTLARQAFLLVATASVIAGGATLYWVKSPFSPRAREPIAQAQPLELKTITALGRLEPQGQTLQLSAPSSAEGNRIAELLVQEGDRIQAGEPIAILDNRDRASAALQKAQEQVSLAQANLDRVKAGAKTGELNAQQATIARLEAERRTEIQAQQAAISRLEAELQGEVAAQQATIARLEAERNNAQVEAQRYEKLYRDGAISAENWDNKRLALNTAQQHLQEAQVTLTRLRSSREQQIQEAQANLNRTTDAKLEQINEAKATLEKIAEIRPVDVQAAEAELRSAQAALKQAEADLELTAIRAPRDGQILKINTYPGERVSSEGVVLLGQTQNMVAVAEVYESDITQVRIGQKARISSDAFPDELSGTVQHIGLQVLRQNVVNTDPSANIDARVVEVKVLLDPASSQKVAGLTNLQVKVAIEQ; this is translated from the coding sequence ATGGTTCAGCATCCCGCTGCTCGGATCGCTTCAACGCCAACCCTTGCCCGTCAAGCCTTCCTCCTCGTTGCCACAGCCTCTGTAATCGCGGGGGGTGCAACGCTGTACTGGGTGAAATCGCCCTTTTCCCCGCGTGCCCGCGAACCCATCGCCCAAGCCCAACCCCTCGAACTGAAAACCATCACCGCCCTAGGGCGCTTAGAACCCCAAGGACAAACCCTGCAACTCTCCGCCCCCAGCAGTGCCGAAGGCAACCGGATCGCCGAATTGTTAGTGCAAGAAGGCGATCGCATTCAAGCCGGAGAACCGATCGCCATTTTGGATAACCGCGATCGCGCCTCAGCCGCCCTACAAAAAGCCCAAGAACAAGTCAGCCTTGCCCAAGCCAACCTCGATCGCGTCAAAGCCGGGGCAAAAACCGGAGAACTCAACGCCCAACAAGCCACCATCGCCCGACTCGAAGCCGAACGCCGCACCGAAATTCAAGCCCAACAAGCCGCAATTTCTCGCTTAGAGGCCGAACTGCAAGGCGAAGTCGCCGCCCAACAAGCCACCATCGCCCGACTTGAAGCCGAACGCAATAACGCCCAAGTCGAAGCCCAACGTTACGAAAAACTCTATCGCGACGGGGCCATTTCTGCGGAAAACTGGGATAACAAGCGCCTCGCCCTCAATACCGCCCAGCAACACCTGCAAGAAGCCCAAGTCACCCTCACCCGCCTGCGTTCCAGCCGAGAACAGCAAATTCAAGAAGCCCAAGCCAACCTCAACCGCACCACCGACGCCAAACTCGAACAAATTAACGAAGCCAAAGCCACCTTAGAGAAAATTGCTGAAATTCGCCCCGTCGATGTGCAAGCCGCCGAAGCCGAACTCAGATCCGCCCAAGCCGCCCTCAAACAAGCTGAAGCCGACTTAGAATTAACCGCAATTCGCGCCCCCAGAGACGGGCAAATCTTGAAAATTAACACCTATCCCGGCGAACGGGTGAGTAGCGAAGGGGTGGTTCTCCTCGGACAAACGCAAAATATGGTTGCAGTAGCAGAAGTCTACGAAAGCGATATTACCCAAGTCCGCATCGGCCAAAAAGCCCGGATCTCCAGCGACGCCTTCCCCGACGAATTATCAGGAACAGTACAGCATATTGGCTTGCAAGTCTTGCGTCAAAACGTTGTCAATACAGACCCTTCCGCGAATATTGATGCCCGCGTTGTGGAAGTCAAAGTTCTGTTAGATCCAGCGTCTAGCCAAAAAGTGGCAGGCTTAACCAACTTACAAGTTAAGGTCGCCATCGAACAATGA
- the devC gene encoding ABC transporter permease DevC: MIKPIKPLQNLKRRTPLGWLQLSHDKSRMLVAIAGIAFADILIFMQLGFQNALYSSNTRLHQAVDAELVLISPQARNLINPSSFSRRRLYQAMNLPEVESADPLYLRIATWKNPQTRKDTSILVVGFNPQKPAFTLPEVNQYLDEIKLPDTLIFDRAARGEYKEAIAQIEQGQAVTTELERRNVKIDGLFTIGASFAADGTLMTSDQNFLRLFPRQQAGSVNLGLIQLKPDADPLQVQQSLQAYLPNDVKVLTHQEFIDFEKDYWAKNTAIGFVFNLGVAMGFIVGVIIVYQVLSTDVSDHMAEYATFKAMGYRSSYLLSIVIEEALILSLLGFIPGVGISFGLYALTRNATNLPLYMTLLRAGVVLMLTIMMCILSGGIATRKLQAADPADIF; encoded by the coding sequence ATGATTAAACCCATCAAACCGCTACAAAACTTGAAACGCCGTACCCCCTTGGGTTGGTTGCAACTCAGTCACGACAAAAGTCGAATGCTGGTAGCGATCGCGGGTATTGCCTTTGCCGATATTCTCATCTTTATGCAGTTAGGCTTTCAAAATGCTCTGTATAGCAGTAACACCCGCCTGCACCAAGCCGTTGACGCCGAACTGGTTCTCATTAGTCCCCAGGCGAGAAACCTCATCAACCCCTCCTCCTTCTCCCGGCGACGCTTATATCAAGCAATGAACCTGCCTGAAGTTGAATCTGCCGATCCGCTATACCTGAGAATAGCCACCTGGAAAAATCCCCAAACCCGCAAAGATACCTCCATTTTAGTCGTCGGCTTCAACCCCCAAAAACCCGCCTTCACCCTCCCGGAAGTTAACCAATATTTAGATGAAATTAAATTACCCGATACATTGATTTTCGATCGGGCCGCTAGGGGAGAATACAAAGAGGCGATCGCTCAAATAGAACAAGGTCAAGCCGTCACTACCGAACTCGAACGCCGCAACGTCAAAATAGACGGCTTATTTACTATTGGCGCATCCTTCGCCGCCGATGGCACCTTAATGACAAGCGATCAAAACTTCCTGCGCCTATTCCCCCGACAGCAAGCCGGTAGCGTCAATTTGGGGTTAATTCAACTCAAACCCGACGCCGATCCTCTACAGGTTCAACAAAGCTTGCAAGCCTATCTCCCCAACGATGTCAAAGTCCTGACGCATCAAGAGTTTATCGACTTTGAAAAAGATTACTGGGCTAAAAATACCGCCATCGGCTTTGTGTTTAACCTGGGAGTCGCAATGGGGTTCATTGTCGGTGTCATTATTGTCTATCAAGTCCTTTCCACCGATGTCAGCGACCACATGGCAGAATATGCCACCTTTAAAGCAATGGGATATCGCAGTTCTTACCTACTCAGCATTGTGATTGAAGAGGCGTTAATTTTATCCCTGTTAGGCTTTATTCCCGGCGTCGGGATCTCGTTTGGCTTGTATGCCTTAACCCGCAATGCCACTAATTTACCCCTCTACATGACCTTACTACGCGCCGGAGTGGTATTGATGTTAACGATTATGATGTGCATCCTTTCCGGGGGAATTGCCACCCGCAAGCTACAAGCCGCCGATCCTGCGGATATCTTCTAA